The nucleotide window GGGAACCTGGGTCTTGAAGAGGATCACTAGGACGGGAACGAGTATCACGAGGATGAAAGCTCCAATGGCCATTATCGTGAATGTCTTCTCCTTGGCGCGGGTTATGACGACGAGGATCAAGGCGATCATTATGAGCTTTGCAACGAGCCTTCCAACGGCCCCGGTTCCAAGGACTGGTGAGAGAAGCACGAGACCGGTGTTAGCGGTGTAGTACGATAGGAACATCACGCCAACCGCGAAGATCGCCAGTATCATTCCGGGTTTTCTCGAAACCTTCGTGTACAGTTCCGTGAAGTAGTAGCCGGACTTCATGACCCTCTCTGCCTCAAGAATGGCCAGGTACGTCAGTATGGCCAAAAAGATCACGTGCAGTATCAGTCCAGTCAGGCCGTACTTGAGCCACATCTGCGGAAACAGTCCTATCGTTCCTATGCCAGTCGCGAAACCAGCGACCAAAACCATCAGGTACAGGGTCCACTTTTTAATTTGATCCATCTCAACACCCCCTGGAGATTTCTCAAACTTATGGGCCAGTTGAACTTAAAATTCTTGCCGTTCTCATCGCACGAATTGGGGAGTGCAGCAGAACAGTTTGTAACAGAACACTTCCCCCAATAGGGGCAAAAGAGGGTAAAAAGGATAACAAAAATTCGTTCACATGACTCCTCAGTCAAGGCCCCTCCACTTCACGAGGCCGAGCAGGAACCTGTGGGGCAGCTTCTCGTGATGCGGATGCACCCTGATCGCGTAGTGCCAGCAGGGATCGCCGAGGTGCCTCAGGGCACTCCCCTCGTAGGTGTAGACCCACTCGTCACCCTCACTCCTCGGATGCCTCAGCTCGACGATGTGGGGCTTTTCGATTTCATAGCCCCTGGCCCTGACCCCGTAGTAGAGCTCGACCTTTACGTCCTCCGGTGAGAGGCCGTCGAGGTAAATCCTGACCGTCAATCTCTGCCCTTCAACCCGCGCGTCCCTTATCTCAACATTGTCCCAGGCTCCGGTAACCCGCTCCTTCCAGGCGGCTATCTCCTTGGCCCCCCTGTAGTTGTCCCTCGTCAGCCAGATGTAGTTGCTCATGGCCTTTGAGTAGAACTTGTCCATGTACTCCTTGACCATCCTGTGGGTGCTGAAGCGCGGGGCGATGCTCTTTATGCTCTCCTTCATCATGTAGATCCATCTGGAGCGGTTGCCGTAGTACGTCGGTACGACCTCGTCCTCGAGTAGGCGGTAGAGGCTCTCCGCGTCCTTGGGATCGTCCTCCTCGGTCTCCGGTTCCGTGCTCTCCTCACCTATGACCCAGCCGTTCTTGCCGTTGTAGCCCTCGACCCACCAGCCGTCGTAGATGCTCAGGTTCAGAACACCGTTCAGGCCGGCCTTCATCCCGCTCGTTCCGCTGGCTTCAAGGGGTCTGCGTGGGTTGTTGAGCCAGACGTCCACGCCGGCCACCATGAGCCTCGCGCTTCCCATGTCGTAGTTCTCGATGACGAAGATCTTCCCCCTGAATTCGGGCATTTTGCTGACCTCATAAACCCTCCTGAGAAAAGCCTTACCGCCTTCGTCCATCGGGTGGGCCTTTCCTCCGAAGACTATGTAGACCGGCCTCTCCGGGTCGTTCAGTATGCGCTTCAGCTTCTCCAGATCGCTGAGTATCAGGGTGGCGCGCTTGTATGTGGCGAAGCGCCTCGCGAAGCCGATTATGAGGGCGTTCTCGTCCATAGCGGGAATCGGATCGTCCACGCCGAGCCTCTGGTTCCTCTCAATGGCCTTTCTCCGGAGGAGCTCTATGAACTGTCTCTTTGCCTCGAGGTGGGCCTCCCAGAGCTCCTCGTCCGGGATCCTCTCAACCGCGTACCAGATACCCTCTATGTTCGTGTGCTCGCGCCAGACCTTGCCGATGTAGCGGTCGAAGAGCTTCCTCATCTCGTTGTGCACCCACGTCATCGTGTGCACGCCGTTGGTTATGCCCTCGATTGGTATCTCGTTCAGTGGAACCCCAGGCCAGAGGTTCTGCCACATCCGCTTGCTAACCTCCGCGTGCAGCTTGCTGACACCGTTCACGTAGCTCGACGTCCTGATCGCGAGCAGGGTCATGTTGAGCTGGTCGCCTTCCCTGCCGAGTTCGAGTAGTTCCTCCCTGCCCTCAAGGAATCCGGCGAGCCGTTTCCGAACCTCCTCAATCGGGAACCTGTCGTGGCCGGCCGGAACGGGCGTGTGCGTCGTGAAGACCGTCGTCCCCCTGACAACGCTCAGAGCCTCGGTGAAGGTGAGGCCTTCATCCATGAGCCACGCGATCCTCTGGAGGTTTGCGAAGGCGGGATGACCCTCGTTGAGGTGGACGACGCCGGGTTCTATTCCCAAAGCCTTCAGCAGTCTCATTCCGCCGATGCCGAGGAGGATTTCCTGCTTTATCCTCTTGTCCATCTCGGCGTTGTAGAGGTAGTCGCAGATGGTTCTGTCGTCTTTGCTGTTCTCGGGAACGTCGGTATCGAGGAGATAGATCTTCACCCTGCCGACCTGGACTTCAAAGGCCCTCGCGTAGACCGTCCTGTCCCCTATGGGAACCTCTATTAGGAGCCTTTCCCCGTTCCTGTCGAGGACGGGCTTTATCGGCATCTCCTCAGGTCTGTACTCCGGGAAAACCTCAATCTGGTTGCCGTTCTCGTCGATCTCCTGTCGGAAATAGCCGTGCTTATAGAGCAGGCCGACGGCTATGAATGGAAGCCCGAGATCGCTCGCGGTCTTGACGTGGTCTCCAGCCAAGATACCGAGCCCGCCGGAGTAAATCGGCAGGCTCTTGCTTATGCCGTACTCCATACACAGGTACACTATCGGCTTGTCCCACTTGGGGTAGTTGGTCGAGAACCAGGTCGAGCTCGGGTTCATGTAGGCCTGAAACTGCTCCATAACGAGCTCGTAGAGGTTCATGAAATCGTCGTCCTTGACGAGCTCCCGGAAGCGCTCTCCCGGTGTGTCAAGGAGCAGTTTAACTGGATTTTTATAGCTCCTCCAGTGCTCCGGGTCTATGTACTCCCAGAGCTTCGTCGCACGTCTGTTCCAGCTCCACCAGTAGTTATAGGCGAGATCAACGAGTTCCCCGAGGGGGTAGGGGAGCTTTCTCCTTATTGAATCCGCAACGCTACCGGCCATGGCAACCACCGTGTATCATCCTTGGTGATACTAAGCTGTTCCGACCTTTAAAACCCTGCCGCTCGGCGTTCGACGAAAAGGGAAGAAAAAACGTCAGGAACCCTCGAAGGCAAAGGGACTGATGTAGTCCCCGTACTTCTCCCTGGCCTCAAGGAGCCTCTTCCGCTCCTCCTCAAGAACCCGGAAGAGCTCCTCGGGGACTTCCTTAACCTTCTCGCGGTATATTTTCTCGATGCGCTCAATCTTCGCGAGCAGTTCCGGAACCCTTATCGTGAACTGCTTCTCGTAGGCTTCCCTGCTGTAGTCCTTGTTGAGAACCTCCTTGAAGAGCCTTGCCAAGTCCTCGTACTTCGGGATGTAGCCTATCGGCGTCTCGATTGCATCGACGTCGCCATGAACTCTTAACTCCATCCACTTGAGCCAGACGGCTTTGTCGAGCTTGTGGTTGAGCCAGTTGCCGTTCTCGTCGCGGAGGAAGTAGTTGACGGCGAATATCTTCGGCGTTTTCCTCAGCTTCTCGCCGAACCTCAGGTAGTTCTCGATGTACTCGCCGAGCGGGACGCTCATGAAGTCGAGTATGGCCATCGGGTTGAAGGCTCTAACCCCTTCCTTTCCAAGCGTCGCCGCCGTTGTCTCGCTCTCAAGCGATGCCCCCATCGTTATTACTCCGTGCTTCCAGTCGAAGGCTTCCCTCACCGGGGGCCAGGTGTCCTTGTCCCTGCCACCGAAAATCATTCCGCCGACCTCGACTCCGCAGGGGTTGTGGAGCGCCTCAAGGTCGACGTTCGGGAAGTGCTCGAGCGAAACGGTGAAGCGCGCGTTCTTGTGGCTCGGCGGTATCTCGTTGCCCTCTTTGTCCGTCTTGCCCTTCCACCACTTTCCGCTGTGGTTCTCTCCCTCTTCCGGAATTTCAACGCCCATCTCGTTCCAGTAGGGCTTTCCGTCCTTAATGAGGACGTTCGAGAAGATTATCTCGACCGGTGAGTGCAGGACCTTCCAGATTATCGGGTCATCCTCCGGATTGACGCCCTGGATTATGCCGAAAACGCCCTTCTCGACGTTGGCACCGCGGGCGACGCCGTTGACCGGGAGGATGAAGGTCAAATCGTCTCCGACTATGTTCTCCCAGGGAATCATCGCCGTTGAGGTCTTACCGCACATGCTCGGATATGCGCCGGTGAAGTAGGTCTTCCTGCCGTTCGGACCGTTTACGCGCATCAGGAACATATGCTCGCTGAGCCAGCCCTCTTTAACGGCCTTCTGGATGGTGAGCCTGAAGGCGAGCTTCTTAAGGCCGATTGTATTTCCTCCGTACTGGGTGTTGACGGAGTAAACGGTATCGTCCACGAGGTCGATGTAAATCCTTCTCTTGTCCAAGTTCTTGCTGGTCTTCCTCTCGTCGAGCTCTCCCGCCGAGTGGACGAAGCGGAAGAACTTCGCGTTCCTTCCCAGCCTTTTGAACTCCTCGTAGCCCTTTCTGTAGAGTATGAACTCGGAGTGAGCGACGTAGGCCGAGTCGGTGAG belongs to Thermococcus sp. AM4 and includes:
- a CDS encoding phosphoenolpyruvate carboxykinase (GTP); the encoded protein is MEALDKLKELLPEEQFEKVKAIDNPELHAFLAEWIEWLEPSKVFVCTDSEEDEHYVRWKALYYGEEKMLETPNHTVHYDNYYDQARDKANTKLLVPGGKEIPFLNTKDRDEGLKEIRELMRGVMRGKELFICFFVLGPKNSIFTIPAVQLTDSAYVAHSEFILYRKGYEEFKRLGRNAKFFRFVHSAGELDERKTSKNLDKRRIYIDLVDDTVYSVNTQYGGNTIGLKKLAFRLTIQKAVKEGWLSEHMFLMRVNGPNGRKTYFTGAYPSMCGKTSTAMIPWENIVGDDLTFILPVNGVARGANVEKGVFGIIQGVNPEDDPIIWKVLHSPVEIIFSNVLIKDGKPYWNEMGVEIPEEGENHSGKWWKGKTDKEGNEIPPSHKNARFTVSLEHFPNVDLEALHNPCGVEVGGMIFGGRDKDTWPPVREAFDWKHGVITMGASLESETTAATLGKEGVRAFNPMAILDFMSVPLGEYIENYLRFGEKLRKTPKIFAVNYFLRDENGNWLNHKLDKAVWLKWMELRVHGDVDAIETPIGYIPKYEDLARLFKEVLNKDYSREAYEKQFTIRVPELLAKIERIEKIYREKVKEVPEELFRVLEEERKRLLEAREKYGDYISPFAFEGS
- the malP gene encoding maltodextrin phosphorylase, with protein sequence MAGSVADSIRRKLPYPLGELVDLAYNYWWSWNRRATKLWEYIDPEHWRSYKNPVKLLLDTPGERFRELVKDDDFMNLYELVMEQFQAYMNPSSTWFSTNYPKWDKPIVYLCMEYGISKSLPIYSGGLGILAGDHVKTASDLGLPFIAVGLLYKHGYFRQEIDENGNQIEVFPEYRPEEMPIKPVLDRNGERLLIEVPIGDRTVYARAFEVQVGRVKIYLLDTDVPENSKDDRTICDYLYNAEMDKRIKQEILLGIGGMRLLKALGIEPGVVHLNEGHPAFANLQRIAWLMDEGLTFTEALSVVRGTTVFTTHTPVPAGHDRFPIEEVRKRLAGFLEGREELLELGREGDQLNMTLLAIRTSSYVNGVSKLHAEVSKRMWQNLWPGVPLNEIPIEGITNGVHTMTWVHNEMRKLFDRYIGKVWREHTNIEGIWYAVERIPDEELWEAHLEAKRQFIELLRRKAIERNQRLGVDDPIPAMDENALIIGFARRFATYKRATLILSDLEKLKRILNDPERPVYIVFGGKAHPMDEGGKAFLRRVYEVSKMPEFRGKIFVIENYDMGSARLMVAGVDVWLNNPRRPLEASGTSGMKAGLNGVLNLSIYDGWWVEGYNGKNGWVIGEESTEPETEEDDPKDAESLYRLLEDEVVPTYYGNRSRWIYMMKESIKSIAPRFSTHRMVKEYMDKFYSKAMSNYIWLTRDNYRGAKEIAAWKERVTGAWDNVEIRDARVEGQRLTVRIYLDGLSPEDVKVELYYGVRARGYEIEKPHIVELRHPRSEGDEWVYTYEGSALRHLGDPCWHYAIRVHPHHEKLPHRFLLGLVKWRGLD